One window of Prionailurus bengalensis isolate Pbe53 chromosome B1, Fcat_Pben_1.1_paternal_pri, whole genome shotgun sequence genomic DNA carries:
- the MSMO1 gene encoding methylsterol monooxygenase 1, whose product MATNESISIFSSASLAVEYVDSLLPENPLQEPFKNAWNYMLNNYTKFQIATWGSLIVHEALYFLFCLPGFLFQFIPYMKKYKIQKDKPETWENQWKCFKVLLFNHFCIQLPLICGTYYFTEYFNIPYDWERMPRWCLLLVKCLGCAVIEDTWHYFLHRLLHHKRIYKYIHKVHHEFQAPFGMEAEYAHPLETLILGTGFFIGIMLLCDHVIFLWAWVTIRLMETIDVHSGYDIPLNPLNLIPFYAGSRHHDFHHMNFIGNYASTFTWWDRIFGTDSQFIAYNEKMKKVGKKTE is encoded by the exons ATGGCAACAAATGAAAGTATCAGCATCTTTAGTTCGGCATCCTTGGCTGTGGAGTATGTAGATTCACTGTTACCTGAGAACCCTCTACaagaaccatttaaaaatgcttgGAACTATATGTTGAATAATTACACGAAATTCCAGATTGCAACATGGGGATCTTTGATAGTTCATGAGGCGCTTTATTTCTTGTTCTGTTTACCtggatttttgtttcaatttataCCTTACatgaaaaagtacaaaattcAGAAG GATAAACCAGAAACATGGGAAAACCAgtggaaatgttttaaagtacTTCTCTTTAATCACTTTTGTATCCAGCTTCCTTTGATATGTGGAACTTATTATTTTACAGAGTATTTTAATATTCCTTATGATTGGGAAAGAATGCCAAGATG GTGTCTGCTGTTGGTAAAATGCTTAGGCTGCGCAGTGATTGAAGATACCTGGCACTATTTTCTGCATAGGCTCTTACatcataaaagaatatataaatatattcataaagttCATCATGAGTTTCAG GCTCCATTTGGAATGGAAGCTGAATATGCACATCCCTTGGAAACTCTGATTCTTGGAACTGGATTTTTTATTGGAATCATGCTTTTATGTGATCATGTCATTTTCCTTTGGGCATGGGTGACCATTCGTTTGATGGAAACTATTGACGTCCATAG tggttATGACATTCCTCTCAACCCTTTAAATCTGATCCCTTTCTATGCTGGTTCTCGGCATCATGATTTCCACCATATGAACTTCATCGGAAATTATGCTTCAACATTTACATGGTGGGATAGAATTTTTGGAACAGACTCTCAATTTATTGCCTATaatgaaaagatgaagaaggTTGGAAAAAAGACCGAGTAA